Proteins encoded by one window of Musa acuminata AAA Group cultivar baxijiao chromosome BXJ2-9, Cavendish_Baxijiao_AAA, whole genome shotgun sequence:
- the LOC135622505 gene encoding jasmonate-induced oxygenase 2-like, whose translation MEVAQEWPEPIVRVQSLADAEAIPERYIKPPSERPNLNPGTAMAAGETECLPVVDLGGLRGGAAERQATMRAVSDACREWGFFQAVNHGVSPALTAAVREAWRQFFHLPMAEKQAYANSPTSFEGYGSRLGVKKGAILDWGDYFFLQLLPQSIKNYDKWPTLPASLRETTEAYGDELVKLCGVIKEVLSLTLGMDEGFLHRGFGEPGACMRVNFYPKCPQPELTLGLSPHSDPGGMTVLLTDEHVKGLQVRKADDWITVQPIPDALIVNIGDQIQVLTNATYKSVEHRVTVNATTERLSLAFFYNPDDDLPIEPAAELVTPTSPPVYKPMTFKEYKMYMRMLGPCGKSHVDLHKAA comes from the exons ATGGAAGTGGCACAGGAATGGCCCGAGCCCATTGTCCGGGTGCAGAGCTTGGCTGATGCCGAAGCCATCCCCGAGAGGTACATCAAGCCACCGTCCGAGCGTCCCAATCTGAATCCCGGCACGGCCATGGCGGCAGGTGAGACAGAATGCCTTCCCGTCGTAGACCTCGGCGGGCTTAGAGGTGGCGCGGCGGAGAGGCAGGCGACGATGCGCGCCGTGTCGGATGCGTGCAGGGAGTGGGGTTTCTTCCAGGCGGTGAACCACGGGGTGAGCCCAGCGCTGACGGCGGCGGTCAGGGAGGCGTGGAGGCAGTTCTTCCATCTTCCCATGGCGGAGAAGCAGGCGTATGCCAATTCCCCCACCTCGTTCGAGGGCTACGGCAGCCGCCTCGGGGTCAAGAAGGGCGCCATTCTTGACTGGGGCGACTACTTCTTCCTTCAGCTGTTACCGCAGTCCATCAAGAACTACGACAAATGGCCAACACTTCCTGCTTCCTTGAG GGAGACGACTGAGGCCTACGGCGACGAACTGGTGAAGTTGTGCGGGGTGATAAAGGAGGTGCTGTCGTTAACCCTAGGAATGGACGAAGGGTTCCTTCACAGAGGATTCGGGGAGCCTGGCGCTTGCATGAGGGTGAACTTCTATCCCAAGTGCCCGCAGCCGGAGCTCACCCTCGGCCTCTCTCCCCACTCCGACCCCGGTGGGATGACCGTGCTGCTCACCGACGAGCACGTCAAGGGGCTGCAGGTGCGCAAGGCCGACGACTGGATCACGGTGCAGCCGATCCCTGATGCTCTCATCGTCAACATCGGCGACCAAATCCAG GTGTTGACGAATGCCACCTACAAGAGCGTCGAGCACCGAGTGACGGTGAACGCGACAACGGAGCGGCTCTCCCTTGCCTTCTTCTACAACCCCGACGACGACCTGCCCATCGAGCCCGCCGCCGAGCTGGTGACGCCTACCTCGCCGCCGGTGTACAAGCCGATGACGTTCAAGGAGTACAAGATGTACATGAGGATGTTGGGCCCCTGTGGCAAGTCGCACGTAGATCTCCACAAGGCTGCATGA
- the LOC135622504 gene encoding uncharacterized protein LOC135622504 yields MNTSHPPLDLNSDAAGVGCLSGVVRRLLCASLRSDVHGDCSADEGVGSSSLGIEWIAMQKKKKKPPATPCIVARLMGLDSMPVFPYTPPETVTRSRSTNSVESWPGFLCSERSSGAAQIRTPSSFREAPTYLRQENDDFLVMSFTPEDKARSIMVKAGDSRERKKGGKNNGAKKDTRRTEQRTRVAGKQIQKENVPQRKHSSGKGSVMSSPNKACRTTKSGGSNIKPAKQKETPLTDERGRRKNRAGCSSHPSTDGACSLSFNSPCSGNSITGSLFPSANAEEERKQTSKLEKLNSTSPSCHPETSSRDRGTDLSSEPSTKKSSKAEQASLEWSEIWEKTCMLTEEDLKDSTWTSRETWRSEEAGEIGAVVALEMLDLVLMETVSQMSSNATRSKNVNGI; encoded by the coding sequence atgAACACCTCTCACCCTCCGCTCGACTTGAATTCCGACGCCGCCGGCGTCGGATGCCTGTCCGGGGTGGTGCGCCGGCTGCTCTGTGCGAGTCTTCGTAGCGATGTGCACGGAGATTGCAGCGCGGACGAAGGAGTGGGCAGCAGTAGCCTTGGCATAGAATGGATCGccatgcagaagaagaagaagaagccgccgGCGACGCCCTGTATCGTGGCACGCCTGATGGGGCTCGACTCGATGCCGGTGTTCCCCTACACTCCTCCGGAGACGGTGACCCGTAGCCGGTCTACGAACTCGGTCGAGAGCTGGCCTGGGTTCTTGTGCAGCGAGAGGAGCAGCGGCGCGGCGCAGATCAGGACGCCGTCGTCGTTTCGTGAAGCTCCGACGTACTTGAGACAGGAGAACGATGACTTCTTGGTCATGAGCTTCACGCCTGAGGACAAAGCTCGGAGCATTATGGTCAAAGCAGGAGATTCGAGGGAGAGGAAGAAGGGTGGGAAGAACAACGGAGCGAAGAAGGATACCAGAAGGACGGAGCAGAGAACTCGAGTAGCAGGAAAGCAGATACAGAAGGAGAATGTGCCCCAGAGAAAGCACTCCAGTGGCAAGGGCTCGGTCATGTCGTCTCCAAATAAGGCCTGCCGAACCACGAAATCTGGCGGCAGCAATATAAAGCCCGCGAAACAAAAGGAAACGCCATTGACGGACGAGAGAGGTCGAAGGAAGAACAGAGCGGGTTGCAGCTCCCATCCTTCCACGGATGGCGCGTGCTCCCTCAGCTTCAACTCTCCCTGTTCAGGTAACTCCATAACTGGCTCATTATTTCCTTCAGCAAAtgcagaagaagagaggaagcagACATCGAAGTTGGAGAAGCTCAACTCCACGTCTCCGAGTTGTCATCCCGAGACGAGCTCAAGAGACAGAGGAACCGACTTGTCTAGTGAACCAAGCACCAAGAAATCTAGCAAGGCCGAGCAGGCGAGTCTAGAATGGAGCGAAATCTGGGAGAAGACTTGCATGCTTACAGAGGAGGATCTGAAGGACTCCACATGGACGTCAAGAGAGACTTGGAGGTCGGAAGAGGCCGGTGAAATAGGAGCAGTGGTGGCGCTGGAGATGCTTGATCTGGTCCTCATGGAGACTGTATCTCAGATGTCCAGTAATGCCACAAGATCCAAAAATGTAAATGGCATTTGA
- the LOC135622503 gene encoding omega-3 fatty acid desaturase, chloroplastic-like: MASWVVSNCCGLRPLPASLPRPNSGLLPAASLKPLKRRPLFSPTVGLGGRREWALRVSAPLQVAPLEDERESGEGSGEPSLKGSDGKEAAFDPGMPPPFGLAEIRAAIPKHCWVKDPWRSMSYVVRDVVVVFGLAAAAASLNNWIVWPLYWIAQGTMFWALFVLGHDCGHGSFSNNPKLNSVVGHLLHASILVPYHGWRISHRTHHQNHGHVENDESWHPLPEKLYRSLDSTTRKLRFTLPFPMFAYPFYLWGRSPGKCGSHFHPSSDLFVPNEKKDVITSTICWAAMVVILAGLTYLMGPNQLLKLYGVPYWIFVMWLDLVTYLHHHGHEEKLPWYRGKEWSYLRGGLTTLDRDYGWINNIHHDIGTHVIHHLFPQIPHYHLVEATEAARPVIGKYYREPAKSGPLPFHLLGVLVRSLKHDHYVNDTGEVVYYQTD, encoded by the exons GGCCCCTCCCCGCATCCCTCCCTCGCCCCAACTCCGGCCTCCTACCCGCCGCTAGCCTCAAGCCCTTGAAGAGGAGGCCCCTCTTCTCCCCCACCGTCGGTCTCGGCGGCCGCAGGGAGTGGGCGCTCCGCGTGAGCGCGCCGTTGCAGGTGGCGCCCTTGGAGGATGAGAGGGAGTCCGGCGAGGGCAGCGGGGAGCCCTCCTTGAAGGGGAGTGACGGGAAGGAGGCAGCTTTCGACCCCGGGATGCCGCCGCCGTTCGGGCTGGCTGAGATTCGAGCGGCCATACCCAAGCATTGCTGGGTGAAGGACCCGTGGAGGTCGATGAGCTACGTGGTGCGCGACGTGGTGGTCGTATTTGGGCTCGCCGCGGCCGCGGCTTCCCTTAACAACTGGATAGTGTGGCCGCTCTATTGGATTGCACAGGGAACCATGTTCTGGGCTCTCTTCGTTCTCGGCCATGATTG TGGGCACGGGAGCTTTTCGAACAACCCGAAGCTTAACAGCGTCGTGGGGCATTTGCTCCACGCCTCCATTCTCGTGCCCTACCATGGATG GAGAATTAGCCACAGGACTCATCACCAGAACCATGGGCACGTCGAGAATGACGAGTCATGGCATCCG TTGCCTGAGAAGCTGTACAGAAGTTTGGACTCCACAACTCGGAAGCTTCGCTTCACATTGCCATTCCCTATGTTTGCTTACCCCTTCTACCTG TGGGGAAGGAGTCCAGGAAAGTGCGGATCGCACTTCCACCCTAGTAGTGATTTGTTTGTCCCTAATGAGAAGAAGGATGTGATTACATCGACGATTTGCTGGGCTGCAATGGTGGTGATTCTTGCAGGGCTAACCTATTTGATGGGTCCTAATCAGTTGCTTAAGCTCTATGGAGTTCCGTATTGG atttttgtcatgTGGTTGGATCTTGTGACATACTTGCATCATCATGGACATGAGGAGAAGCTTCCTTGGTATCGTGGAAAG GAATGGAGTTATCTTCGAGGAGGATTGACGACACTAGACCGAGATTATGGATGGATCAACAATATCCACCACGATATTGGCACTCATGTGATACATCACCTCTTCCCGCAGATACCACACTACCATCTAGTAGAAGCG ACCGAGGCAGCAAGGCCAGTGATCGGGAAGTACTACAGGGAACCTGCCAAATCTGGACCTCTGCCATTTCACCTTCTGGGAGTCCTGGTGAGGAGCTTGAAACATGATCATTATGTTAATGACACTGGAGAAGTTGTCTACTATCAGACCGATTGA